A genomic window from Winogradskyella sp. J14-2 includes:
- a CDS encoding DUF2237 family protein — protein sequence MNGINVYGKPLQVCCADPVTGYFRDGYCRTMPQDTGTHVVCAVITDKFLNFTKRRSNDLTTPIPQWRFPGLKAGDKWCLCISRWLEAEKAGVAPKIDLDATHIKALEYTSLDILEKYRL from the coding sequence ATGAATGGTATCAACGTTTACGGAAAGCCATTACAGGTGTGTTGTGCAGATCCTGTAACTGGTTACTTTAGAGATGGCTATTGTCGCACTATGCCGCAAGATACAGGAACTCACGTAGTTTGTGCTGTGATTACAGATAAATTTTTAAACTTTACAAAACGACGTAGTAATGATCTTACCACACCCATTCCGCAATGGAGATTTCCAGGACTAAAAGCTGGAGATAAATGGTGCTTATGTATATCGAGATGGCTCGAGGCAGAAAAAGCTGGTGTAGCACCCAAAATTGATTTAGATGCTACACATATTAAAGCTTTAGAATATACAAGTCTCGATATTTTAGAAAAGTACCGTTTATAA
- the hpf gene encoding ribosome hibernation-promoting factor, HPF/YfiA family, with protein MNYIKENQKTEDDMTIIYEYDNVTASDSLEAFTKEKLTKLFQRNELVIRADVFFKTENTTSDETGMIAGIRLSAPGPRLFAEASKANFRDAVSECVKELQRQLTKRKETMKTY; from the coding sequence GTGAATTATATTAAAGAGAACCAAAAAACAGAAGATGATATGACTATTATTTATGAATATGATAATGTTACCGCGAGTGATAGTTTGGAAGCATTTACAAAAGAAAAGCTAACAAAACTCTTTCAGCGCAATGAACTTGTAATAAGAGCAGATGTTTTTTTTAAAACAGAAAACACTACCAGCGACGAAACAGGCATGATTGCAGGCATACGCCTTAGTGCACCTGGACCTCGTTTATTTGCTGAAGCCTCTAAGGCTAATTTTAGAGATGCTGTGAGTGAATGTGTAAAGGAGTTACAGCGTCAGTTAACAAAGCGAAAAGAAACAATGAAAACTTACTAA
- a CDS encoding arsenate reductase family protein has protein sequence MTIDNKKGLINCIYAGGTQFSAQIEAILKAAKKDTHGIDITKTMPSDTLWHDMAKRLNTSLRTFINIPKIEGYNADANYSEESLVKILAKHPKAMIGTIVMEGETIMHITRYTELLNFFNVDSAGLEKTMHTQSPTTKRQTENESFV, from the coding sequence ATGACAATAGATAATAAAAAAGGACTAATTAATTGTATTTATGCAGGTGGTACCCAATTTAGTGCACAAATTGAAGCTATTTTAAAAGCTGCTAAAAAGGACACACATGGCATAGACATTACTAAAACCATGCCTTCTGATACCTTGTGGCACGATATGGCGAAACGATTAAATACCTCTTTGCGAACTTTTATAAACATACCAAAGATTGAAGGATATAATGCAGACGCAAATTATTCTGAAGAAAGTTTGGTAAAAATATTAGCCAAACATCCTAAAGCTATGATAGGTACCATTGTTATGGAAGGTGAAACTATAATGCATATAACCAGATATACAGAATTACTTAATTTTTTTAATGTTGATTCTGCAGGACTCGAAAAAACAATGCATACCCAATCACCAACAACGAAGCGGCAAACAGAAAACGAAAGTTTTGTATAA
- a CDS encoding alkene reductase: protein MSIFQSYKLGDLALNNRIVMAPMTRCRALDNVPNNLMAEYYAQRASAGLIISEGTSPSINGLGYARIPGAYSPLQIEGWKKVADAVHSKNGKFFVQLMHCGRIVGAENLPEAGEVLAPSAVKAAGEMFTDTNGMVPHVTPKAMSLEDIIQTQQEFVDSAKALVNRAGVDGVELHAANGYLLDQFLNPKSNIREDDYGGDFKNRARFVLELSKKVVAAIGKGKVGIRISPYGAMNDVDYDYEDLVDLYSYLASELRQIGIAYIHIVDHSGSMGAPNFKTDIKRTIKLHFQDTIITGGDVNSVDDAEKVISNGYDLVYIGRPFISNPDLVQKFLDRKTLKDPNPDLFYTSGKEGYTDY, encoded by the coding sequence ATGAGTATTTTTCAATCTTACAAATTAGGAGATTTAGCACTTAATAACAGAATAGTTATGGCACCAATGACGCGCTGTAGAGCTTTAGACAATGTACCTAATAATCTTATGGCAGAATACTATGCGCAACGTGCATCAGCCGGATTAATAATCTCTGAAGGAACATCACCTTCTATAAATGGTCTCGGCTACGCCAGAATACCTGGTGCATATTCACCTTTACAAATAGAGGGCTGGAAAAAAGTAGCGGATGCTGTACATTCTAAAAACGGTAAATTTTTTGTCCAATTAATGCATTGCGGACGTATTGTTGGTGCAGAAAATCTACCAGAGGCAGGTGAAGTATTAGCACCAAGTGCGGTAAAAGCTGCAGGTGAAATGTTTACCGACACCAACGGAATGGTACCGCACGTTACGCCAAAGGCTATGAGTTTAGAAGACATTATACAAACCCAGCAAGAATTTGTAGATAGCGCAAAGGCATTGGTAAATAGGGCAGGAGTAGATGGTGTAGAGTTGCACGCTGCTAATGGTTATTTATTAGATCAGTTCTTAAATCCTAAATCTAATATAAGAGAAGATGATTATGGTGGCGATTTTAAAAATAGGGCACGGTTTGTATTAGAACTCTCTAAAAAGGTAGTTGCTGCCATAGGTAAAGGCAAAGTTGGGATTAGAATATCGCCTTACGGAGCTATGAATGATGTGGATTACGATTATGAAGATTTAGTTGATTTATATAGCTACCTAGCATCAGAACTCAGACAAATAGGTATAGCCTATATACATATCGTTGACCATTCTGGCAGTATGGGTGCTCCAAATTTTAAAACAGATATAAAACGTACTATAAAATTACACTTTCAAGATACCATCATTACAGGTGGTGATGTTAACAGTGTGGATGATGCAGAAAAAGTAATATCTAATGGTTACGACCTGGTGTACATTGGTAGACCCTTTATAAGCAATCCAGATTTAGTTCAGAAATTTTTAGATAGAAAAACCCTTAAAGACCCAAATCCTGATTTATTTTACACATCAGGTAAGGAAGGGTACACAGACTACTAA
- a CDS encoding DEAD/DEAH box helicase, producing MSETKQAVQEKKTDKELYDYQQGAISQIFEKFDTAPDDYHLLYQLPTGGGKTVIFSEMVRQYLKNHDKKVLVMTHRIELCNQTSKMLTSFGVTNKVVSSKANLDDQAEYSCFVAMVETLNNRLNDNKLDISDVGLVIIDEAHYNSFTKLFKFFENAFILGVTATPLSSNKELPMKDNYDELITGETIENLIENEFLARCETYAYDMGLTSLEVGSNGDYTVKSSEDLYTSPAMLQKTVDAYKKHSLGKKALIFNNGINTSISVYYAFREAGLPIMHLDNTATKKQRKQILDWFHKTPNAILTSVSILTTGFDEPTIDTIILNRATKSLTLYYQMIGRGSRILNNKEKFTVIDLGNNLYRFGPWGADLDWQLIFKSPNWYIDRIKDDEAIEANFKHDLSDEIKEEFSKSEDTYFDIRQTYKDAITAGESSKVVLERSIEHHAKICIENSEDVYDALALAKLLKEDINQRIEIYAKCISKSTHNFLKWLKDDYQKKLNSYIRNNFDQKFEEIHGYPPED from the coding sequence ATGTCTGAAACAAAACAAGCTGTTCAAGAAAAAAAAACCGATAAAGAATTATATGATTATCAACAAGGTGCCATAAGTCAGATTTTTGAAAAATTTGATACCGCTCCAGATGATTATCACTTATTGTATCAACTGCCTACAGGTGGTGGAAAAACGGTTATCTTTTCAGAAATGGTGCGTCAATATTTAAAAAATCACGATAAAAAAGTATTGGTAATGACGCATCGTATTGAGCTTTGTAACCAGACCTCTAAGATGCTAACTAGTTTTGGTGTAACCAATAAAGTGGTAAGTAGTAAGGCAAACTTAGATGACCAAGCCGAATACTCGTGCTTTGTGGCTATGGTAGAAACTCTAAATAATAGGCTGAATGATAATAAACTCGATATTTCGGATGTTGGTTTGGTAATCATTGATGAGGCACACTATAATTCATTTACCAAATTGTTTAAGTTCTTTGAAAATGCCTTCATCCTAGGTGTTACTGCAACTCCTTTAAGCTCTAACAAAGAGTTGCCAATGAAAGATAATTATGATGAATTAATTACTGGTGAGACTATTGAAAATTTAATTGAGAATGAGTTTTTAGCACGCTGCGAAACCTATGCCTATGATATGGGCTTAACGTCTTTAGAGGTAGGTTCTAATGGCGATTATACTGTAAAATCATCCGAAGACTTATATACAAGTCCTGCTATGCTCCAAAAGACAGTAGACGCTTATAAAAAACATTCACTAGGCAAAAAAGCCCTTATTTTTAATAATGGCATCAACACATCGATTAGTGTCTATTACGCATTTAGAGAAGCAGGCCTACCAATTATGCACTTAGATAATACCGCAACCAAAAAACAACGTAAACAAATTTTAGATTGGTTTCACAAAACACCAAATGCCATATTAACATCCGTAAGTATTTTAACAACCGGATTTGATGAACCAACAATAGATACTATTATTCTTAACAGAGCAACAAAATCATTAACCCTTTACTACCAAATGATTGGTCGTGGCTCTAGGATTCTAAACAATAAAGAAAAGTTTACGGTTATAGACCTTGGTAACAACTTATACCGTTTTGGACCTTGGGGAGCTGATCTCGATTGGCAATTAATTTTTAAGTCACCAAATTGGTATATTGACCGTATTAAAGATGATGAAGCAATTGAAGCCAATTTTAAGCACGATTTATCTGATGAGATTAAAGAAGAATTTTCTAAATCTGAAGATACTTATTTTGATATAAGACAAACTTATAAAGATGCCATTACAGCTGGCGAATCTTCTAAGGTGGTTTTAGAGCGCTCTATAGAACATCATGCTAAAATCTGTATCGAAAACAGTGAGGATGTTTACGACGCTTTAGCATTGGCTAAACTACTAAAGGAAGATATCAACCAGCGTATCGAAATCTATGCAAAATGCATTAGTAAAAGTACGCACAATTTCCTAAAATGGTTAAAAGACGACTACCAAAAGAAATTAAATTCTTATATCCGTAACAACTTTGACCAAAAGTTTGAAGAAATCCATGGGTATCCACCAGAAGATTAG
- a CDS encoding M23 family metallopeptidase, with translation MIYRLFCIGFLVSACLGFAQEDSKNNTIKLKLPTTDGKSFIFKAVEIPTEKDTSVYKNTIDIKAEYWDTSVYNPYGNVVAEFPIELTFTDSTYASPVSHPKVITSRYGWRRGRPHKGIDIDLVTGDSVVAVLNGIVRFAKYSHGHGKTVVVRHYNGLETTYAHLSHIAVKANDTVLRGQFLGKGGNTGRSSGSHLHLVTSYLGQYIHPDYLFNFNSSNAIRSQNIWITKKWTRPSYHSSKRLSKLTLFKTREEALASIEKQRKIYVVRKGDTLSRISQRNRTSIAAICRTNNIKKNATLKIGQKLILEL, from the coding sequence ATGATATATAGACTTTTTTGCATTGGTTTTTTGGTGAGTGCGTGCTTAGGTTTTGCTCAAGAAGATTCTAAAAACAATACTATAAAGTTAAAATTACCGACTACAGACGGAAAAAGCTTCATCTTTAAAGCGGTTGAAATCCCAACAGAAAAAGATACTTCTGTTTACAAAAATACGATAGATATTAAAGCTGAATATTGGGATACTTCGGTGTACAATCCATACGGAAATGTTGTTGCAGAGTTTCCTATTGAGCTTACTTTTACAGATAGCACCTATGCTTCACCTGTATCGCATCCCAAGGTGATTACGTCTCGTTACGGATGGAGACGCGGAAGACCACATAAAGGTATTGATATTGATTTAGTTACAGGCGATTCTGTAGTTGCTGTCCTTAATGGTATTGTTCGTTTTGCAAAATATAGTCATGGTCATGGTAAAACGGTGGTAGTTAGGCACTATAATGGATTAGAAACCACCTACGCTCATCTCTCGCATATTGCAGTTAAAGCTAATGACACGGTACTTAGAGGCCAATTTTTAGGCAAAGGTGGTAATACAGGACGCTCTAGTGGGAGTCATCTACACCTTGTTACCAGCTATCTAGGCCAATATATTCATCCCGATTATTTGTTTAATTTTAATAGTAGCAATGCCATCCGTTCTCAAAATATCTGGATCACCAAAAAATGGACCAGACCTAGCTATCATAGCTCTAAACGTTTATCAAAGCTTACTCTTTTTAAAACACGAGAAGAGGCCTTAGCAAGTATAGAAAAACAACGCAAAATTTATGTTGTGAGAAAAGGTGATACATTATCTCGAATTTCTCAACGTAACCGAACAAGCATTGCTGCCATTTGCAGAACTAACAATATTAAAAAAAATGCAACGCTTAAGATTGGACAAAAGCTAATTTTAGAGCTTTAA
- a CDS encoding type IA DNA topoisomerase, with protein sequence MKVCIAEKPSVAREIANVLGAKTKRDGYFEGNGYAVTYTFGHLCSLCEPSDYKPHWKSWDLNNLPMLPEKFKIKVSDNEGIKKQFKTVKHLFDKADVVINCGDAGQEGELIQRWVLNKTKYKGVVKRLWISSLTTEAIKEGFENLKPAENYDNLYHAGFSRSIGDWLLGINATRLYTVKHGGYKQVLSVGRVQTPTLAMLVNRYKEIENFVPQPYWELQTLYRDTLFSYEEGRFLKVEDGERLANKVKDHEFEIVSITKKKGTEYAPKLFDLTGLQVYCNTKFGLSADDTLKIAQKLYEKKVVTYPRVDTTFLPSDIYPKVKTILSKLTDYNQLTAPLLNKKIKKSSRVFNDKKVTDHHAIIPTGIQTHLQHNEQRVYDIITKRFIAVFYDDCKVSNTTVIGKADDVNFKTTGKEILSKGWRVVFDTSTSLSNQKDNILPVFTKGEKGPHEPSFLEKQTKPPKQYTEASLLRAMETAGKQVDNDELRDLMKENGIGRPSTRANIIETLFKRKYIKRNKKQILPTVTGIQLIDTIQNELLKSAELTGTWEKQLKDIEKGKISANTFIKGMKRMVDALVYEVRSEKVETRISAINNKPVKKSKSKPKKEKLVGTTCPKCKNGHILKGKSAYGCNLYGKGCDFVLPFKYGEKKISENQYVRLLDKGSTVNLKGFKINGKSIEGLLRFDDAYKLKLEPKLTAKPKIKIGDSCPKCKTGRILKGKTAFGCSNYKTGCDFRVSF encoded by the coding sequence TTGAAAGTCTGTATTGCCGAAAAACCAAGTGTTGCAAGAGAAATTGCGAATGTTTTAGGAGCCAAAACCAAACGTGATGGTTACTTTGAAGGCAATGGTTATGCAGTTACCTATACCTTTGGTCATCTTTGTTCGTTATGCGAGCCAAGCGATTATAAACCACATTGGAAAAGTTGGGATTTAAACAATTTACCAATGTTGCCAGAAAAATTTAAAATTAAAGTCTCGGATAATGAGGGTATTAAAAAACAATTTAAAACTGTAAAACATCTTTTTGATAAAGCAGATGTTGTTATAAATTGTGGTGATGCTGGCCAAGAAGGCGAATTGATACAACGTTGGGTTCTCAATAAAACTAAGTATAAAGGTGTTGTAAAACGGCTGTGGATTTCTTCACTTACTACAGAAGCTATAAAGGAAGGTTTTGAGAATCTAAAGCCTGCCGAAAATTACGACAATTTGTATCATGCAGGTTTTTCGAGATCTATCGGAGATTGGCTTCTTGGTATTAATGCTACACGCTTATATACTGTAAAACATGGCGGTTATAAACAAGTACTATCTGTAGGACGTGTGCAAACTCCTACCCTTGCGATGTTAGTTAATCGTTATAAAGAGATAGAAAACTTTGTACCACAACCTTATTGGGAGCTTCAAACTTTATATCGAGACACTTTATTTAGTTACGAAGAAGGTCGTTTTCTAAAAGTAGAAGATGGTGAAAGGTTGGCAAATAAAGTAAAAGACCATGAGTTTGAAATTGTATCTATCACCAAAAAGAAAGGTACAGAATATGCACCTAAACTTTTTGACTTAACAGGGTTACAGGTTTACTGTAATACCAAATTTGGTTTATCCGCAGATGACACTTTAAAAATTGCACAAAAACTTTATGAAAAGAAGGTCGTAACATACCCTAGAGTTGATACAACTTTTTTACCAAGCGACATTTATCCTAAAGTAAAAACTATTTTATCAAAACTAACTGATTATAATCAACTTACAGCACCTTTACTTAATAAAAAGATAAAGAAGTCATCACGCGTTTTTAATGATAAAAAAGTAACCGATCATCATGCCATAATTCCCACAGGAATACAGACTCATTTACAGCATAATGAACAACGTGTTTATGACATCATTACCAAACGATTTATAGCTGTTTTTTATGATGATTGTAAAGTATCTAACACTACAGTTATTGGTAAAGCAGATGATGTTAATTTTAAAACTACAGGCAAAGAAATACTATCTAAAGGCTGGCGTGTTGTATTTGATACTTCGACTTCGCTTAGCAACCAAAAGGATAACATATTACCTGTTTTTACTAAAGGCGAAAAAGGACCACACGAGCCTTCCTTTTTAGAAAAGCAAACTAAACCACCAAAACAGTATACCGAAGCCTCCCTTCTACGCGCTATGGAAACTGCAGGAAAGCAAGTAGATAACGATGAATTAAGAGATTTGATGAAAGAAAATGGTATTGGCAGGCCTTCTACTAGAGCCAATATTATTGAAACACTCTTTAAACGTAAATATATTAAGCGGAATAAAAAGCAAATCTTACCAACCGTTACAGGAATACAATTAATAGATACCATTCAGAATGAATTATTAAAATCCGCTGAACTCACTGGTACTTGGGAAAAACAACTAAAAGATATAGAAAAGGGTAAAATTAGTGCTAATACGTTTATAAAAGGTATGAAACGCATGGTCGATGCCTTAGTCTACGAGGTAAGAAGCGAAAAGGTAGAAACACGTATTTCTGCGATAAATAATAAACCTGTTAAAAAATCTAAATCGAAACCTAAAAAAGAAAAGCTGGTTGGTACTACTTGCCCAAAATGCAAAAATGGGCATATCCTAAAAGGAAAAAGTGCTTATGGCTGCAACCTTTACGGAAAAGGGTGTGATTTTGTTTTACCTTTTAAATATGGTGAGAAAAAAATTTCAGAAAATCAATATGTTAGATTATTAGATAAAGGGTCTACAGTTAATCTTAAAGGCTTCAAAATTAATGGGAAATCTATTGAAGGCTTATTGCGTTTTGATGATGCCTACAAACTTAAGTTAGAACCTAAACTAACTGCAAAACCTAAAATTAAAATTGGTGATTCTTGCCCAAAATGCAAAACCGGCCGTATTCTAAAAGGAAAAACAGCTTTTGGCTGTAGCAATTATAAAACGGGTTGTGATTTTAGGGTTAGTTTTTAA
- a CDS encoding GyrI-like domain-containing protein, whose amino-acid sequence MKPTIIDIKQKIVIGQKSKMLQHQSKNIVALWKQFMPRKHHIKNTISLELMALQDYSAFGNFEVPFDIWACVEVSKTIDIPNKMEIFTIPAGKYAKFLHKGNDAGATYQKIMEQWLPNSNYSIDSRPHFQVMGQKYIHGSPDSEEDFYVPIIKT is encoded by the coding sequence ATGAAACCAACAATCATAGACATTAAACAGAAGATAGTTATTGGCCAAAAAAGTAAGATGTTGCAACACCAATCTAAAAATATTGTAGCACTTTGGAAACAGTTTATGCCAAGAAAACATCACATTAAAAATACTATTAGTCTAGAGTTAATGGCATTGCAAGATTATTCTGCTTTTGGTAATTTTGAAGTTCCTTTTGATATTTGGGCTTGCGTAGAAGTGTCTAAAACTATAGATATACCTAATAAAATGGAAATCTTTACAATACCAGCTGGTAAGTATGCTAAGTTTCTTCATAAAGGTAACGATGCAGGTGCAACATATCAAAAGATTATGGAGCAATGGTTGCCCAATTCTAACTATTCTATAGACAGCAGACCTCATTTTCAGGTAATGGGCCAAAAATATATTCACGGAAGTCCCGATTCTGAAGAGGATTTTTATGTACCTATAATCAAAACATAA
- a CDS encoding cold-shock protein, translating into MGRSQQTFSKTEKEKKRLKKREEKRKKMEARKLEKEENGSSGIPIAYVDHNGNLTDTPPDPSMKVKVKAKNIEIGIPKKEDVEDDFDPVRKGKVSFFNDSKGYGFVIDADTNEKYFMHISGIIDDVVENDKVTFELEKGQRGMNAVKVKKV; encoded by the coding sequence ATGGGTAGATCACAACAAACATTTAGTAAAACCGAAAAAGAAAAAAAGCGCTTGAAAAAACGTGAAGAAAAACGAAAGAAGATGGAAGCGCGAAAACTTGAAAAAGAAGAAAATGGCTCCAGCGGCATTCCTATCGCGTATGTAGATCATAATGGTAATCTTACAGACACACCTCCAGACCCTTCAATGAAGGTAAAAGTGAAGGCTAAAAATATTGAAATAGGGATACCAAAAAAAGAAGATGTAGAGGATGATTTTGATCCTGTTAGAAAGGGTAAAGTTTCGTTTTTTAATGATTCTAAAGGTTATGGTTTTGTCATAGATGCAGACACCAACGAAAAGTATTTTATGCACATTAGTGGCATTATAGATGATGTTGTAGAAAACGACAAAGTGACTTTTGAGTTGGAAAAAGGACAACGTGGCATGAATGCCGTTAAAGTAAAAAAAGTATAA
- a CDS encoding DUF4251 domain-containing protein produces the protein MKKLIIYSLLLTIALPFTSFSQSVITKDQKVQAMYSINKKIVESQNYKFIASWVFNNDKRDQVSEGANTITITNANINGSLSTLETDKPSTTLKGSLLNYNVQFNDSSHEITITFKIGSYNAKLEVKSNGNAFLFLNSENKGTLKYKGFVK, from the coding sequence ATGAAAAAATTAATTATATATTCTCTATTGCTTACAATTGCGTTGCCATTTACAAGTTTTTCGCAATCTGTTATAACCAAAGACCAGAAAGTACAGGCCATGTACAGTATCAACAAAAAAATAGTTGAATCTCAAAACTATAAGTTTATAGCATCATGGGTTTTTAACAATGATAAAAGAGATCAGGTTTCAGAAGGGGCAAATACAATTACCATAACTAATGCCAATATTAATGGTTCGCTTTCAACTTTAGAAACTGATAAACCGTCAACAACGCTAAAAGGATCCTTGCTTAATTACAATGTACAATTTAACGATAGCAGTCATGAAATTACAATTACTTTCAAAATTGGTTCATACAATGCTAAGTTAGAAGTAAAATCAAACGGCAATGCTTTTTTGTTTTTAAATTCAGAAAATAAAGGTACATTAAAGTATAAAGGTTTCGTCAAATAA